A region of Piscinibacter gummiphilus DNA encodes the following proteins:
- a CDS encoding VOC family protein: MLSHASVTTMLPVVDLARARRFYEGCLGLEPGGLQPDGKFVYAVGGTTLALFPKPEGTKADHTAISFKVDDIGASIAELERAGVRFEDYDFPDLKTVDHVCVLGAEKAAWFKDTEGNYLCLHEDLPNA; encoded by the coding sequence ATGCTCTCCCATGCATCCGTCACCACCATGCTGCCCGTCGTCGACCTGGCCCGCGCCCGGCGCTTCTACGAGGGCTGCCTCGGCCTCGAGCCCGGCGGCCTCCAGCCCGACGGCAAGTTCGTCTACGCCGTGGGCGGCACCACCCTCGCCCTTTTCCCGAAACCCGAAGGCACGAAGGCCGACCACACCGCCATCAGCTTCAAGGTCGACGACATCGGCGCCAGCATCGCCGAACTCGAACGCGCCGGCGTCCGGTTCGAGGACTACGACTTCCCCGACCTGAAGACCGTGGACCACGTGTGCGTGCTGGGGGCCGAGAAGGCGGCGTGGTTCAAGGACACGGAGGGGAACTACCTCTGTCTGCACGAAGACTTGCCGAACGCCTGA
- a CDS encoding GFA family protein produces MQIHGGCHCGAIRYEAEVDPARTTLCHCTDCQKLTGTAYRVSVPAREGSFRLVSGTPSVYIKVADSGSRRALAFCATCGSPLYAHDADHPKVYGLRVGCIDEREALVPTAQKWCRSALKWTGDLTGLPGREGE; encoded by the coding sequence ATGCAGATCCACGGCGGTTGCCACTGCGGCGCCATCCGGTACGAGGCCGAGGTCGACCCGGCGCGCACCACCCTCTGCCATTGCACCGATTGCCAGAAGCTCACCGGCACGGCCTACCGCGTGTCGGTGCCGGCCCGCGAGGGCTCGTTCCGGCTCGTGTCGGGCACGCCGTCGGTCTACATCAAGGTGGCCGACAGCGGCTCGCGGCGCGCCCTCGCGTTCTGCGCCACGTGCGGCTCGCCGCTGTACGCGCACGATGCGGATCATCCCAAGGTCTACGGGCTGCGCGTGGGCTGCATCGACGAGCGCGAGGCGCTGGTGCCGACGGCGCAGAAGTGGTGCCGGTCGGCGCTGAAGTGGACCGGGGACCTCACGGGCCTGCCGGGGCGGGAAGGCGAGTGA
- a CDS encoding NIPSNAP family protein has protein sequence MITCYLRYVIDPDKTREFEHYGKLWLPLVAKFGGTHHGYFMPSEGANNIALALFSFPSFAAYEDYRTRSFQDAECQAAFAYAKETRCIVSYERSFFRPVFPGGH, from the coding sequence ATGATCACCTGCTACCTGCGCTACGTCATCGACCCCGACAAGACCCGCGAGTTCGAGCACTACGGCAAGCTGTGGCTGCCGCTTGTCGCGAAGTTCGGCGGCACGCACCACGGCTACTTCATGCCGTCCGAGGGCGCGAACAACATCGCGCTGGCGCTGTTCTCCTTCCCGTCGTTCGCGGCCTACGAGGACTACCGCACCCGCTCGTTCCAGGACGCCGAGTGCCAGGCCGCGTTCGCGTATGCGAAGGAGACGCGCTGCATCGTGAGCTACGAGCGCAGCTTCTTCCGACCGGTGTTTCCGGGTGGCCACTGA
- a CDS encoding DUF2867 domain-containing protein: MSLEFSRATEVALPATSAVVGIYPSLNLADAFSIRLPAQASGDPGVLARHLVAHQPAWIGALTRLRDVLVAGFGLKTAVHLATLGGEGQPARIGIFRVYGSTGHEVVLGEDDKHLDFRLSVLCTAGPGTAQRRLTVSTVVHCHNLLGRTYLRVIAPFHRLVVKASLGRAARVGWPPAHAHGDTA; the protein is encoded by the coding sequence ATGTCCCTCGAATTCAGCCGCGCCACCGAGGTGGCGCTGCCCGCCACGTCCGCCGTCGTCGGCATCTACCCCTCCCTGAACCTCGCGGACGCGTTCTCGATCCGCCTGCCCGCCCAGGCGTCCGGCGACCCCGGCGTGCTGGCACGCCACCTCGTCGCACACCAGCCGGCCTGGATCGGGGCGCTCACGCGGTTGCGCGACGTCCTCGTCGCGGGCTTCGGCCTCAAGACCGCGGTGCACCTGGCGACGCTGGGTGGTGAAGGCCAGCCCGCGCGCATCGGGATCTTCAGGGTCTACGGCTCGACGGGCCACGAGGTGGTGCTGGGCGAGGACGACAAGCACCTCGACTTCCGCCTGTCGGTGCTGTGCACCGCGGGGCCCGGGACGGCGCAGCGCCGGCTCACCGTTTCCACCGTGGTCCACTGCCACAACCTGCTGGGCCGCACCTACCTCCGCGTCATCGCGCCGTTCCACCGCCTGGTGGTCAAGGCGAGCCTCGGCCGGGCGGCCCGTGTCGGATGGCCGCCGGCCCATGCCCACGGAGACACCGCATGA
- a CDS encoding DJ-1/PfpI family protein, whose amino-acid sequence MTFGIVLFDQVEELDFVGPWEMATMWSRFAGGPKDCVLVAQRLAPVACAKGMSVNPHVSFETCPPLDYLLVPGGEGTRREVDNPALIAFVSERARSCKAVLSVCTGSFVLHAAGLLSGRRATTHWGSLDRLRALGDVQVVEERHVQDGNVWSSAGVSAGTDMLLAFIAGEAGDEAAGKVQAGAEYYPGTHRYGGFERHPKAPAYVRGVHTVTA is encoded by the coding sequence ATGACATTCGGGATCGTGCTGTTCGATCAAGTGGAGGAGCTCGACTTCGTCGGGCCCTGGGAGATGGCCACGATGTGGAGCAGGTTCGCCGGCGGGCCGAAGGACTGCGTGCTCGTGGCGCAGCGCCTGGCGCCGGTCGCCTGTGCCAAGGGCATGTCGGTGAACCCGCACGTCTCGTTCGAGACCTGTCCGCCGCTCGACTACCTGCTGGTGCCGGGTGGCGAGGGCACCCGCCGCGAGGTCGACAACCCCGCGCTGATCGCGTTCGTCTCGGAACGGGCCCGGTCCTGCAAGGCCGTGCTGTCCGTGTGCACGGGTTCGTTCGTGCTGCATGCCGCGGGCCTGCTGTCCGGTCGGCGGGCCACCACGCACTGGGGCTCGCTCGACCGGCTGCGCGCGCTCGGCGACGTGCAGGTGGTGGAGGAGCGCCACGTGCAGGATGGCAACGTCTGGTCGTCGGCCGGGGTGTCCGCCGGCACCGACATGCTGCTCGCCTTCATCGCCGGCGAAGCGGGCGACGAGGCCGCGGGCAAGGTGCAGGCCGGCGCCGAGTACTACCCCGGCACGCACCGCTACGGTGGCTTCGAGCGGCATCCGAAGGCGCCCGCGTACGTGCGCGGCGTGCACACGGTCACCGCCTGA
- a CDS encoding DUF1877 family protein — translation MGVCCVLYAVSDENIAQCLADPPLVWRVVEAEDESAYLDELASQSKVPLLARLFGKGGPKPEARTLRFSAPELHEADLDKSWDGLRACLKRLAPDVPDFFEGSGPIGEVEVGYGPALYHLGETVQRIGRAHAPVSEAALLDTYRSLDHAGLYPKGLWQRQDDEVDAYLVDNFLVLRAFLQHAAQHSLGVVLRFT, via the coding sequence ATGGGTGTCTGCTGTGTCCTGTACGCCGTGAGCGATGAGAACATCGCTCAGTGCCTGGCGGATCCGCCGCTGGTCTGGCGGGTCGTCGAGGCCGAGGACGAAAGCGCCTACCTCGACGAACTGGCCTCGCAGTCGAAGGTGCCGCTGCTCGCGCGGCTGTTCGGCAAGGGCGGCCCGAAGCCGGAGGCGCGCACGCTGAGGTTCTCCGCACCCGAGCTGCACGAGGCCGACCTCGACAAGTCCTGGGACGGCCTGCGGGCCTGCCTGAAGCGGCTGGCGCCGGACGTGCCGGACTTCTTCGAGGGCAGCGGGCCCATCGGCGAGGTGGAGGTCGGCTACGGCCCCGCGCTGTACCACCTGGGCGAGACGGTGCAGCGCATCGGCCGGGCGCATGCGCCGGTGTCCGAAGCGGCACTGCTCGACACGTACCGCTCGCTCGATCACGCCGGCCTGTACCCCAAGGGCTTGTGGCAGCGGCAGGACGACGAGGTGGATGCGTACCTCGTGGACAACTTCCTGGTGCTGCGGGCGTTCCTGCAGCATGCGGCGCAGCACTCGCTCGGGGTGGTGCTGCGGTTCACTTGA
- a CDS encoding VOC family protein codes for MTQGVNVAGVYVRDQDEALAFYVEKLGFVVHTDVRNGPYRWLTVQHPDQPSFQLGLYVPGPPVHDAATAQTLREMVAKGAMPPLVLSVTNCRAEYDRLSARGVEFTQEPVDRYGKVDAGFRDPSGNGWKMIEGA; via the coding sequence ATGACCCAAGGTGTCAACGTCGCCGGCGTGTATGTGCGTGACCAGGACGAGGCGCTCGCGTTCTACGTCGAGAAGCTGGGCTTCGTCGTCCACACCGACGTGCGCAACGGCCCCTACCGCTGGCTGACGGTGCAGCACCCCGACCAGCCGTCGTTCCAGCTCGGCCTGTACGTGCCCGGCCCGCCGGTGCACGATGCCGCCACGGCGCAGACGCTGCGCGAGATGGTGGCCAAGGGGGCGATGCCGCCGCTCGTGCTGTCCGTCACCAACTGCCGCGCCGAGTACGACCGCCTGAGCGCCCGAGGCGTGGAGTTCACGCAGGAGCCGGTGGACCGCTACGGCAAGGTGGACGCGGGTTTCCGTGATCCTTCGGGCAACGGCTGGAAGATGATCGAGGGTGCCTGA
- a CDS encoding helix-turn-helix transcriptional regulator, producing the protein MSQPPELLRRLLRAKDRMDGAPDQDWPVARLAEVSAVSEAHFAREFKKAFGLPPHRYLLTRRIERAAALLRDTDLPVIEVALQTGWNSIGTFGRIFKDITGASPGDVRTVERAAPPVREHVPECVARAAARPDLNTAVSEKRRTKPAGTVDFPTN; encoded by the coding sequence ATGAGCCAGCCCCCCGAACTGCTGCGTCGCCTGCTGCGTGCCAAGGACCGCATGGACGGTGCCCCCGACCAGGACTGGCCGGTGGCGCGGCTGGCCGAGGTGAGCGCCGTGTCGGAAGCCCATTTCGCGCGCGAGTTCAAGAAGGCCTTCGGCCTGCCGCCCCACCGCTACCTGCTGACCCGCCGCATCGAGCGCGCCGCCGCGCTGCTGCGTGACACGGACCTGCCCGTGATCGAGGTGGCGCTGCAGACCGGCTGGAACAGCATCGGCACCTTCGGGCGCATCTTCAAGGACATCACCGGGGCGAGCCCGGGGGACGTGCGAACGGTCGAGCGGGCGGCTCCGCCGGTGCGCGAGCACGTGCCCGAGTGTGTCGCGCGCGCCGCGGCCCGGCCCGACCTCAACACCGCAGTTTCGGAGAAGCGCCGGACGAAGCCCGCTGGCACAGTGGACTTCCCAACCAACTGA
- a CDS encoding RidA family protein codes for MNTSPEQRLRDLGLELPAVTAPRGNFRSYVVSGSMLYLSGKGAPLREDGPPVPKVGREVTVEQARIHARDVGLYLLAGIKDALGDLDRVTRVVKVFGMVNAHPDFTAHTEVINGCSDLFVAVLGERGEHARSAIGVGSLPKGFAVEIEAVVEFSPSAR; via the coding sequence ATGAACACCTCTCCTGAACAACGCCTTCGCGACCTCGGCCTGGAACTGCCCGCGGTGACGGCGCCGCGCGGCAACTTCCGCTCGTACGTCGTGTCCGGTTCGATGCTCTACCTCTCGGGAAAGGGCGCCCCCTTGCGCGAGGACGGCCCCCCGGTGCCGAAGGTCGGTCGGGAGGTCACGGTGGAACAGGCCCGGATCCACGCGCGGGACGTGGGCCTGTACCTGCTCGCCGGCATCAAGGACGCTCTGGGTGACCTCGACCGCGTGACCCGGGTCGTGAAGGTCTTCGGCATGGTCAACGCCCACCCCGACTTCACGGCCCATACCGAGGTGATCAACGGGTGTTCCGATCTCTTCGTGGCGGTGCTCGGCGAGAGGGGGGAACACGCCCGCTCCGCCATCGGTGTCGGGTCGTTGCCCAAGGGGTTCGCCGTCGAGATCGAGGCCGTGGTCGAGTTCTCGCCGTCGGCGCGATGA
- the map gene encoding type I methionyl aminopeptidase, with protein MTIETEDDVVALQRIGRIVSSVLHRMLDAAEPGMTTRELDALGARWLAEHGARSAPQLTYDFPGATCISINEEAAHGIPGDRVIRPGDVLNIDVSAERDGYFADTGGTRVVPPGNPQKTRLCHATRTALEAAMKGARAGQPLNGIGAAIERTAKTYGFKVIENLGSHGVGRALHEEPEHIAGYFDPSDRRVLHEGMVITIEPFLSTKSRVVNEAADGWTLVGVPGNLSAQYEHTMIITKGEPIVVTRP; from the coding sequence ATGACCATCGAAACCGAAGACGACGTCGTCGCGCTGCAGCGCATCGGCCGCATCGTGTCGTCCGTGCTGCACCGGATGCTGGACGCCGCCGAACCCGGCATGACGACGCGCGAACTGGATGCGCTCGGGGCACGGTGGCTGGCCGAACACGGGGCCCGGTCGGCACCGCAGCTCACGTACGACTTCCCCGGCGCCACCTGCATCAGCATCAACGAGGAGGCCGCGCACGGCATCCCGGGCGACCGCGTGATCCGTCCCGGTGACGTGCTGAACATCGACGTGTCCGCCGAACGGGACGGCTACTTCGCCGACACCGGCGGCACGCGGGTGGTGCCCCCAGGCAATCCGCAGAAGACACGCCTGTGCCACGCCACGCGCACGGCCCTCGAGGCGGCCATGAAAGGCGCCCGCGCGGGCCAGCCCCTCAACGGCATCGGCGCGGCCATCGAACGCACCGCGAAGACCTACGGTTTCAAGGTCATCGAGAACCTCGGCAGCCACGGCGTGGGCCGGGCGCTGCACGAGGAACCCGAGCACATCGCGGGGTACTTCGACCCGTCGGACCGCCGCGTGCTGCACGAGGGCATGGTGATCACCATCGAGCCTTTCCTGTCGACGAAGAGCCGCGTGGTGAACGAGGCGGCCGACGGATGGACGCTGGTGGGTGTGCCGGGCAACCTGTCGGCGCAGTACGAGCACACGATGATCATCACGAAGGGCGAGCCCATCGTGGTGACGAGGCCGTGA
- a CDS encoding ankyrin repeat domain-containing protein yields the protein MSAGDWKDLYQAATSGNLPLVRHHLDEGVDPNYQHPEILCTPLVASLVNGHDDVARHLLAHGADPDLLSEMDNLTPLQAARRHGRVPLVELLEAMGAKEPARPFWQRWFGVRGESISR from the coding sequence ATGTCGGCAGGAGACTGGAAAGACCTCTACCAAGCGGCCACGTCGGGCAACCTGCCGCTCGTGCGCCATCACCTCGACGAGGGCGTGGACCCGAACTACCAGCATCCCGAGATCCTCTGCACCCCGCTGGTGGCCAGCCTGGTGAACGGGCACGACGACGTCGCCCGCCACCTGCTGGCGCATGGCGCGGACCCGGACCTGCTGTCGGAGATGGACAACCTCACGCCCCTGCAGGCCGCCCGGCGGCACGGCCGAGTCCCGCTCGTCGAGCTCCTGGAGGCCATGGGCGCGAAGGAACCGGCGCGGCCGTTCTGGCAGCGATGGTTCGGCGTTCGCGGGGAATCGATTTCAAGGTAG
- a CDS encoding GNAT family N-acetyltransferase, producing the protein MAAAVIGALEARDAAVLRPATDADAPAVADVLIATRRAFMPYAPMAHDPADVRRWVREVLVPSGGVTVACVAEAVAGVLATSESDGSAWVDQLYVAPGFTGRGIGATLLGHAMVSCRRPLRLHCFQANLGARRFYERHGFRAVAFTDGQANEERCPDVLFEFR; encoded by the coding sequence GTGGCAGCTGCCGTGATCGGGGCGCTCGAAGCGCGGGACGCGGCCGTGCTGCGTCCCGCGACCGATGCCGACGCACCGGCGGTCGCCGACGTGCTCATCGCCACGCGACGCGCCTTCATGCCGTACGCGCCGATGGCCCACGACCCAGCGGACGTGCGCCGGTGGGTGCGAGAAGTCCTCGTTCCCTCCGGCGGTGTCACGGTCGCCTGCGTGGCGGAGGCCGTGGCCGGGGTGCTGGCGACGTCGGAGTCGGACGGTAGCGCTTGGGTCGACCAGTTGTACGTGGCACCCGGATTCACGGGCCGGGGCATCGGCGCGACGCTGCTGGGCCATGCGATGGTGTCGTGTCGCCGGCCCTTGAGGCTCCATTGCTTCCAGGCCAACCTCGGCGCGCGGCGCTTCTACGAGCGGCACGGGTTCCGGGCCGTCGCGTTCACCGATGGTCAGGCGAACGAGGAGCGCTGCCCGGACGTGCTCTTCGAGTTTCGTTGA
- a CDS encoding GNAT family N-acetyltransferase, translated as MKLIPILPDLVATARVAGSEFVTGVCSSTMAIYPPGGPVMPWIGYLAEVDGEWVGSCAFKSPPVDGAVEIAYFTFPGHEGRGHAARMARELVALAREHGAAQIRAQTLPEPNASTRILEKLGFRWAGATMHPEDGTVWEWQLP; from the coding sequence ATGAAGCTCATCCCCATCCTGCCCGACCTGGTGGCCACGGCGCGCGTGGCCGGGTCCGAGTTCGTGACCGGCGTGTGCTCGTCCACCATGGCGATCTATCCGCCGGGCGGTCCCGTGATGCCCTGGATCGGCTACCTCGCGGAGGTCGACGGCGAGTGGGTCGGCAGCTGCGCGTTCAAGTCGCCGCCGGTGGACGGCGCCGTCGAGATCGCGTACTTCACGTTCCCAGGGCACGAGGGACGCGGCCACGCGGCACGCATGGCGCGGGAGCTCGTGGCCCTGGCCCGCGAGCACGGTGCGGCGCAGATCCGTGCGCAGACCCTGCCCGAGCCGAACGCCTCCACGCGCATCCTCGAGAAGCTCGGTTTCCGGTGGGCCGGCGCCACCATGCACCCCGAGGACGGCACGGTCTGGGAGTGGCAGCTGCCGTGA
- a CDS encoding ASCH domain-containing protein, whose translation MDSMQQHHPVPSHLEAFWQRFAASRGGVDPTRFHEAFAFGDSEPLARELAALVLHGAKRATAGSVWSFERRGLRLPAPGDLSIVTTWSGEPLCVIETIEAVVRPFDEVPADFAAAEAEGDGSLASWREGHRRYFTRECERGGRTFSEDMPVLCERFEVVYRAPASATLGA comes from the coding sequence ATGGATTCCATGCAGCAGCATCACCCCGTCCCATCCCACCTCGAAGCCTTCTGGCAGCGCTTCGCCGCGAGCCGCGGTGGCGTCGATCCGACGCGTTTCCACGAAGCTTTCGCCTTCGGCGACAGCGAACCTCTGGCGCGGGAACTGGCCGCCCTCGTGCTGCACGGCGCCAAGCGAGCTACCGCCGGATCGGTGTGGTCGTTCGAGCGCCGCGGCCTGCGCCTGCCCGCGCCCGGGGACCTGAGCATCGTCACCACGTGGTCGGGCGAACCGCTCTGCGTGATCGAGACGATCGAGGCGGTGGTGCGTCCGTTCGACGAGGTCCCGGCCGACTTCGCCGCGGCGGAAGCGGAGGGCGACGGTTCGCTGGCATCGTGGCGGGAGGGACATCGGCGGTACTTCACGCGCGAGTGCGAGCGAGGGGGACGCACGTTCAGCGAGGACATGCCCGTGCTGTGCGAACGGTTCGAGGTCGTCTACCGCGCCCCGGCTTCAGCTACGCTCGGTGCCTGA
- a CDS encoding GNAT family N-acetyltransferase: MIRPLREADKAEWLSLAEGYKAFYNTPLPAGKYDVAWSRLLAGDGVHGLGAEFEGRLVGIAHYLFHTSPWAVRVCYLEDLFVSPPARGKGAARELIHAVGGAAKAAGATRCYWSTHEDNAEARRLYDQVARHAGFIRYDYALRNSGEPDRPPPPGRVSDSCLGDSMTEARTTLPAQFMVIARTLAAEDPGVSIGADGKKGFGASALKVGGKIFAMVSSDGAFVVKLPKGRVDELEAAGQGRRFDPGHGRLMKEWLALDPGSSQDRLALAREALRFVGGAR, encoded by the coding sequence TTGATTCGTCCCCTGCGCGAAGCCGACAAGGCCGAGTGGCTGTCCCTTGCCGAGGGCTACAAGGCGTTCTACAACACGCCGCTGCCCGCCGGGAAATACGACGTGGCCTGGTCCCGCCTCCTGGCCGGTGACGGGGTGCACGGCCTCGGCGCGGAGTTCGAGGGCAGGTTGGTGGGCATCGCGCACTACCTGTTCCACACGAGCCCGTGGGCGGTCCGGGTGTGCTACCTGGAAGACCTGTTCGTTTCGCCGCCTGCCCGCGGAAAGGGGGCGGCTCGCGAACTGATCCACGCGGTGGGTGGTGCGGCGAAAGCGGCCGGAGCGACCCGCTGCTACTGGTCGACGCACGAGGACAATGCCGAGGCGCGGCGCCTGTACGACCAAGTCGCCAGGCATGCTGGATTCATCCGCTATGACTATGCGTTGAGGAACTCGGGCGAACCGGATCGGCCGCCCCCCCCGGGCCGCGTGAGCGATTCATGCCTTGGAGACTCCATGACCGAAGCTCGAACGACCTTGCCGGCGCAGTTCATGGTCATCGCCCGCACGCTGGCAGCCGAGGACCCTGGCGTCTCGATCGGGGCCGACGGGAAGAAGGGGTTCGGCGCGTCCGCACTCAAGGTGGGCGGCAAGATCTTCGCCATGGTGTCGTCCGACGGGGCCTTCGTGGTCAAGCTGCCGAAAGGGCGTGTCGACGAACTCGAGGCGGCGGGGCAGGGCCGACGTTTCGATCCGGGGCACGGCCGCCTCATGAAGGAATGGCTGGCGCTCGATCCAGGGTCTTCGCAGGACCGGCTCGCGCTGGCCCGGGAGGCGTTGCGGTTCGTGGGCGGCGCCCGATGA
- a CDS encoding antibiotic biosynthesis monooxygenase family protein — protein MVEGRSHARMGTFEVPPAALDEVVALFRDRVVPAFSRHDGFLGYEAFTDRDSGCYVGLSFWASREALDASGDTAREARDEAAALGAVTVGTPRILALAFDSRLPLAGGG, from the coding sequence ATGGTCGAAGGTCGTTCTCACGCCCGCATGGGCACGTTCGAGGTGCCGCCGGCGGCCCTCGACGAGGTCGTCGCGCTCTTCCGCGACCGGGTCGTGCCCGCGTTCTCGCGGCACGACGGGTTCCTGGGCTACGAGGCCTTCACGGACCGCGACAGCGGCTGCTATGTGGGCCTGTCGTTCTGGGCGAGCCGCGAGGCCCTGGACGCCAGTGGTGACACGGCCCGCGAGGCCCGCGACGAGGCCGCGGCGCTCGGGGCCGTCACGGTGGGCACGCCACGCATCCTGGCGCTCGCGTTCGACTCGCGTTTGCCGCTCGCGGGGGGGGGCTGA
- a CDS encoding nuclear transport factor 2 family protein: MSLSPLEIDELTRLEEAMWSEASRYDAAFQERRFADDFFEFGRSGRTYARAQAILPESAREVIRARLPLDALAFRRLDTHTIQVTYNSHVEYEGVVEHARRSSLWTWTEGAWVMRFHQGTPYEP, translated from the coding sequence ATGTCCCTGAGTCCCCTGGAGATCGACGAACTGACCCGGCTCGAAGAGGCCATGTGGTCGGAAGCGAGCCGGTACGACGCGGCCTTCCAGGAACGGCGTTTCGCCGACGACTTCTTCGAGTTCGGCCGCTCGGGTCGGACCTACGCCCGAGCGCAAGCAATCCTTCCCGAAAGCGCGAGGGAGGTCATCCGCGCCCGCCTGCCGCTGGATGCGCTGGCGTTCCGTCGGCTGGACACGCACACCATCCAGGTGACCTACAACAGCCACGTCGAGTACGAGGGGGTCGTGGAGCATGCCCGACGGAGTTCGCTGTGGACGTGGACGGAAGGCGCGTGGGTCATGCGATTTCACCAGGGGACGCCGTATGAGCCGTGA
- a CDS encoding PaaI family thioesterase, with protein MTRGTDKLDRMIAGTHERSRCGESMNLPLVNAYRAGHVRCSHVIEGRFANSSGAVFGGYLSALLDDVTAHAAMTLLPDDKVCSTAELSVSYFRPCFPEDGAVTLEAEVVNQSRRMYHIEATVRRHDGKLIAKARAVYAISEAGAAAP; from the coding sequence ATGACCCGAGGGACCGACAAGCTCGACCGCATGATCGCCGGGACCCACGAACGGTCCCGCTGCGGAGAGTCCATGAACCTCCCGCTGGTGAACGCGTACCGTGCAGGCCATGTGCGGTGTTCCCACGTCATCGAGGGCCGCTTCGCCAACTCGAGCGGGGCCGTGTTCGGAGGCTACCTGTCCGCCTTGCTCGACGACGTCACCGCCCATGCGGCGATGACCCTGCTGCCGGACGACAAGGTCTGCTCGACCGCGGAGCTGTCGGTGAGCTACTTCCGGCCCTGCTTCCCGGAGGACGGGGCCGTGACCCTCGAGGCGGAGGTGGTCAACCAGAGCCGGCGCATGTACCACATCGAGGCCACGGTCCGGCGCCACGACGGCAAGCTCATCGCCAAGGCGCGTGCCGTCTATGCGATCTCCGAAGCCGGTGCCGCGGCACCGTGA
- a CDS encoding dihydrofolate reductase family protein — protein sequence MRPLRFSINVTLDGCCDHLAGTADEERHRHFADRLAQADALLFGRVTYGMMESAWRRPASGAWPDWMSDWMKPFAETIDAAKKYVVSSTLERVDWNSELVRGDLGTAVRALKQQPGKGLFVGGVTLPLALAELGLIDEYEFVVTPRLAGHGPTPFAGLSKYLDLKLVGRKEFGSGAVSLRYEPQ from the coding sequence ATGCGACCTCTTCGGTTTTCCATCAACGTCACGCTGGACGGATGCTGCGACCACCTCGCGGGCACCGCGGACGAGGAGCGGCACCGCCACTTCGCCGACCGCCTCGCGCAGGCCGACGCGCTGCTGTTCGGCCGCGTCACCTACGGAATGATGGAGTCGGCGTGGCGGCGGCCGGCGTCGGGTGCGTGGCCCGACTGGATGAGCGACTGGATGAAGCCCTTCGCCGAGACGATCGACGCGGCGAAGAAGTACGTCGTGTCGAGCACCCTGGAGCGGGTCGACTGGAACTCGGAGCTGGTGCGCGGCGACCTGGGGACCGCGGTCCGGGCCCTCAAGCAGCAGCCGGGCAAGGGGCTGTTCGTCGGCGGCGTGACACTTCCGCTGGCGCTGGCCGAACTGGGCCTGATCGACGAATACGAGTTCGTGGTGACCCCCCGGCTGGCCGGCCACGGGCCGACGCCGTTCGCCGGCTTGTCGAAGTACCTGGACCTGAAGCTCGTGGGTCGCAAGGAGTTCGGCTCGGGGGCGGTGTCGTTGCGGTACGAACCCCAGTGA
- a CDS encoding DUF3806 domain-containing protein, with protein sequence MKKLLASVFGSKAPAEKARPTPKRPVLIEAPKRDDLRELALQVMHAEELSRAAGGVGKLAGELHDLRSIQKVLDSRQVEPEATYSLQSLGVAFGRVFVRNNAGYDWCMVDDEYGRVAAIRYKETSIRVFPKTMISKRVEAGESVDVESLYDVMQSQLESIRREIDADA encoded by the coding sequence ATGAAAAAGCTGCTCGCTTCCGTCTTTGGCTCGAAAGCCCCCGCCGAGAAGGCACGGCCGACGCCGAAGAGACCGGTCCTCATCGAGGCGCCGAAGAGGGACGATCTCCGCGAACTCGCCCTGCAGGTGATGCATGCGGAGGAGCTCTCCCGCGCCGCTGGCGGGGTCGGCAAGCTGGCCGGCGAGCTGCACGACCTGCGGTCGATCCAGAAGGTCCTGGATTCGAGGCAGGTCGAGCCGGAGGCGACCTACTCGCTTCAGTCGCTCGGGGTCGCCTTCGGCCGGGTCTTCGTCCGGAACAACGCGGGCTACGACTGGTGCATGGTGGACGACGAGTACGGGCGAGTCGCCGCGATCCGCTACAAGGAGACCTCCATCCGCGTGTTCCCGAAAACGATGATCTCCAAGCGGGTGGAGGCGGGCGAGAGCGTCGATGTCGAGTCGCTCTATGACGTGATGCAGAGCCAGCTCGAGTCGATCCGGCGAGAGATCGACGCGGACGCGTGA